One stretch of Alcaligenes aquatilis DNA includes these proteins:
- a CDS encoding xanthine dehydrogenase family protein molybdopterin-binding subunit, protein MSYDAPRHQQQDLLRASGTLLILAAPARPPKPSPGQPGVVSEYLQAHDDVFVAVSEQGWVRAFHGHVDLGTGIQTALSQIVADELDVPMSRVQMVLGHTDAVPNQGPTIASASIQIHAVPLRKAAAQARQLLLAQAAERWTLRTDQLRVEDGTIIAPDGRSLTYWQLLEGLELRAYLDKETPTKPAEQLRLVGTAQARVDIPGKVAGQWVYVHDVRVPGMLHGRVVRPPYIGRDSGDFIGRSLESVDEESIRHIADDVRVVVIGDFIGVVARREEHAMRAARELKVRWKVIPPLEDMSNLEQLIRRQPMTERLLTDTGPGFDELPPEGKRLKRSYVWPFQLHASIGPSCALADYKPGHSRIWSGTQNPHMLRVHLSQLLDEDEAGLEIIRHEAAGCYGRNCADDVCADALLLSRAVGAPVRVQLTREQEHGWEPKGAAQLMDVEGSIDAQGQLRHYDFVTHYPSNDAPNLALLLTGRESAAPRQLEMGDRTAVPPYSYPKQRIVCQDMPAIVRASWLRGVSAMPNSFAHDCFLDELAVEAGVDPLSYRLRYLDQDERAQELLQAVADKGQWQIGHRGSRGQPDEQGYLYGRGLSYARYIHSKFPGFGAAWSAWLLDLRVHAETGVIEVQQIYVGQDTGQMVNPAGVRHQIHGNVIQSLSRTLYEQVRFNAQGVVSAEWGAYPIVDFPRIPPIEVILMDRQSEPPMGSGESASVPCASAIANALFDATGRRFRQVPFTPDVVRAALAATPQTA, encoded by the coding sequence ATGTCTTATGATGCGCCGCGCCACCAGCAGCAAGACTTGCTCAGGGCGTCTGGCACCTTGCTGATTTTAGCGGCACCGGCACGGCCTCCCAAGCCTTCGCCCGGCCAGCCCGGCGTGGTGTCCGAGTACTTGCAGGCGCACGACGATGTCTTTGTCGCCGTATCCGAACAGGGCTGGGTGCGCGCTTTTCATGGGCACGTGGATCTGGGCACCGGTATTCAGACGGCGCTCAGTCAGATTGTGGCCGACGAGTTGGATGTGCCGATGTCGCGTGTGCAAATGGTGCTGGGCCATACCGATGCTGTGCCCAATCAAGGCCCCACCATCGCCAGTGCGTCCATTCAGATTCATGCTGTGCCGCTGCGCAAGGCGGCGGCTCAGGCTCGACAATTACTGCTGGCACAAGCCGCAGAGCGCTGGACGTTGCGTACAGATCAACTACGAGTAGAGGACGGCACAATCATTGCCCCGGACGGACGCAGTCTAACGTACTGGCAATTGCTGGAAGGTCTGGAGCTGCGGGCCTATCTGGATAAGGAAACCCCCACCAAACCGGCCGAGCAATTACGTCTTGTAGGGACAGCCCAGGCGCGTGTCGATATTCCGGGCAAGGTCGCGGGGCAGTGGGTGTATGTCCACGATGTGCGCGTGCCCGGCATGTTGCATGGTCGTGTCGTGCGTCCTCCTTATATAGGACGTGATAGCGGCGACTTTATCGGTCGCAGCCTGGAGTCCGTGGATGAGGAGTCCATCCGTCATATTGCCGATGATGTGCGTGTTGTGGTGATTGGTGACTTTATCGGTGTGGTCGCGCGACGTGAAGAACACGCCATGCGTGCCGCCCGTGAATTGAAAGTGCGCTGGAAAGTGATTCCCCCCTTGGAGGACATGAGCAATCTGGAGCAACTGATTCGTCGTCAGCCCATGACGGAGCGATTGCTAACTGATACGGGCCCGGGCTTTGACGAGCTACCGCCTGAAGGCAAGCGCTTGAAGCGCAGCTATGTCTGGCCTTTTCAGTTGCATGCTTCCATTGGCCCGTCTTGTGCGCTGGCAGATTACAAACCCGGCCATAGCCGGATCTGGTCAGGTACGCAGAACCCGCATATGTTGCGTGTCCATTTGAGTCAATTGCTGGACGAAGATGAAGCTGGTCTGGAGATCATCCGTCACGAAGCAGCCGGTTGTTATGGCCGTAATTGCGCGGATGACGTGTGTGCGGATGCCTTGCTGTTGTCCCGAGCCGTTGGTGCACCGGTGCGTGTGCAGTTGACGCGTGAGCAAGAACACGGTTGGGAGCCTAAAGGCGCTGCTCAGTTGATGGATGTAGAAGGCTCGATTGATGCTCAAGGGCAACTGCGACATTACGATTTTGTCACCCATTACCCCTCCAACGATGCGCCGAACCTGGCGCTCTTGCTGACGGGGCGGGAGTCGGCAGCCCCCCGCCAACTGGAAATGGGAGATCGCACGGCAGTACCGCCTTACAGCTATCCCAAGCAGCGCATTGTGTGTCAGGACATGCCCGCGATTGTGCGTGCTTCCTGGTTGCGCGGTGTGTCGGCCATGCCTAACTCTTTTGCGCATGACTGCTTTCTGGATGAGCTGGCAGTGGAAGCGGGTGTAGACCCCTTGAGCTATCGCCTGCGTTATCTGGATCAGGATGAGCGTGCCCAGGAACTGCTGCAGGCGGTGGCGGACAAGGGGCAATGGCAGATTGGACATCGAGGTTCTCGTGGGCAGCCAGATGAGCAAGGCTATCTCTACGGTCGAGGCTTGTCGTACGCCCGTTATATACACAGCAAGTTTCCTGGCTTTGGGGCGGCATGGTCAGCCTGGCTGCTGGATCTGCGGGTCCATGCGGAGACGGGCGTGATTGAGGTTCAGCAGATTTATGTGGGCCAGGACACCGGGCAGATGGTGAACCCGGCGGGCGTGCGTCACCAGATTCACGGCAATGTGATCCAGTCCTTGAGCCGTACTTTGTATGAGCAGGTGCGCTTTAACGCACAGGGTGTGGTCAGTGCGGAGTGGGGCGCCTATCCCATTGTTGATTTCCCGCGCATCCCGCCCATTGAAGTGATTTTGATGGACAGGCAGTCCGAGCCGCCGATGGGGTCGGGTGAATCTGCCTCCGTGCCCTGTGCCTCGGCCATTGCCAATGCTTTGTTTGATGCAACTGGCCGACGTTTTCGGCAGGTGCCTTTTACACCGGATGTGGTCCGGGCCGCGCTGGCTGCTACGCCCCAAACAGCGTAG
- a CDS encoding alpha/beta fold hydrolase, whose amino-acid sequence MSTFLYGGHVHANGIRQHYLRYGGSSQGRDQRPAVIIVPGITSPAVTWGFVGEQFGKHFDTYIQDVRGRGLSEAAEGMDYSLDAQADDLIALAQALGLKDYIVVGHSMGARIGLRAAHKNSDGLNRLVMVDPPVSGPDRRAYPSKLPWYVDSMAMARKGCTAEDMRAFCPTWTEEQLQLRAQWLHTCHEPAILASFEGFHTDDIHVDFPH is encoded by the coding sequence ATGAGTACCTTTCTTTACGGCGGCCATGTTCACGCCAATGGCATTCGTCAGCATTACCTGCGCTACGGCGGTTCCAGCCAGGGTCGCGATCAGCGTCCTGCCGTCATCATCGTGCCTGGCATTACCAGCCCGGCGGTGACCTGGGGCTTTGTGGGCGAGCAGTTCGGCAAGCACTTTGACACCTACATTCAGGACGTGCGTGGTCGTGGTTTGAGTGAAGCCGCCGAGGGCATGGATTACAGCCTGGATGCACAGGCCGATGATTTGATCGCCCTGGCTCAAGCCTTGGGTCTTAAAGACTACATCGTGGTCGGTCACTCCATGGGTGCTCGTATCGGTTTGCGTGCGGCTCACAAGAACAGCGATGGTCTGAACCGTCTGGTGATGGTTGATCCTCCCGTCTCCGGCCCGGATCGTCGTGCCTATCCCTCCAAGTTGCCCTGGTACGTGGATTCCATGGCCATGGCTCGCAAAGGCTGCACCGCAGAGGACATGCGTGCTTTCTGCCCGACCTGGACCGAAGAGCAGTTGCAATTGCGTGCCCAGTGGCTGCACACCTGCCACGAGCCTGCGATTCTGGCCAGCTTTGAAGGTTTCCACACCGACGATATCCACGTCGACTTCCCGCATT
- a CDS encoding alpha/beta fold hydrolase — CPTWTEEQLQLRAQWLHTCHEPAILASFEGFHTDDIHVDFPHLKVPALLMAAERGDVVRDEDVAEIQQLASGVQHVRVPNAGHMIPWDNEAGFYEAFGDFLGQRLV, encoded by the coding sequence TGCCCGACCTGGACCGAAGAGCAGTTGCAATTGCGTGCCCAGTGGCTGCACACCTGCCACGAGCCTGCGATTCTGGCCAGCTTTGAAGGTTTCCACACCGACGATATCCACGTCGACTTCCCGCATTTGAAAGTACCTGCCTTGCTGATGGCCGCCGAGCGTGGCGATGTGGTGCGTGATGAGGATGTGGCCGAGATTCAGCAACTGGCCTCTGGCGTGCAGCACGTTCGTGTGCCGAACGCCGGTCACATGATTCCTTGGGACAACGAAGCCGGCTTTTACGAAGCCTTCGGTGACTTTCTGGGCCAGCGCTTGGTGTGA
- a CDS encoding 2,5-dihydroxypyridine 5,6-dioxygenase: MAVSDYQLIEAWQEVLRLSKLQAGQTVTLLTSSTTHPQTMQCAQIAAQSMGAIVNRLDLLPVNAEKALSRDSLAYLGTTPLTGNEAAIAALKASDLVLDLMTLLFSPEQIDILKSGTKILLAVEPPEILVRTVPTEADRARVTAAAALIKAAKEMSITSPAGTNLRCPLGEFPAIREYGFVDEPGRWDHWPSGFVLTWPNELGTNGTIVIDKGDILLPQKKYSTEQIILTVENGYATKIEGGIEAELLDEYMKTFNDPEGYAISHIGWGLQPRCHWSTLGLYSRENTIGMDARAFEGNFLFSLGPNNEAGGNRTTACHIDIPLRHCTVSLDGRAVVRDGKVLDGGVGEYE, encoded by the coding sequence ATGGCAGTGAGTGATTATCAACTTATCGAAGCATGGCAAGAGGTGTTACGTCTGTCCAAGCTGCAAGCGGGTCAAACCGTGACCTTGCTGACTAGCTCGACCACGCACCCCCAGACCATGCAGTGCGCGCAGATTGCCGCTCAGTCCATGGGCGCGATTGTCAATCGTCTGGACTTGTTGCCGGTCAATGCGGAAAAAGCCTTGAGCCGTGACTCGCTGGCGTACTTGGGAACGACCCCGCTGACGGGCAACGAAGCGGCGATCGCCGCCTTGAAGGCCAGCGATCTGGTTTTGGACCTGATGACCCTGTTGTTCTCGCCCGAGCAGATCGACATTCTGAAGTCGGGTACCAAGATTCTGCTGGCCGTGGAGCCACCCGAAATTCTGGTTCGTACCGTGCCAACGGAAGCAGATCGCGCACGCGTGACAGCGGCGGCCGCTTTGATCAAGGCCGCCAAGGAGATGAGCATTACCTCGCCTGCTGGTACTAATCTGCGTTGCCCACTGGGTGAATTCCCTGCGATTCGTGAATACGGTTTTGTGGATGAACCCGGTCGTTGGGACCACTGGCCTAGCGGCTTTGTGCTGACCTGGCCCAATGAGTTGGGCACCAACGGCACCATCGTGATCGACAAGGGCGACATTCTGTTGCCGCAGAAGAAATACTCGACTGAGCAGATTATTCTGACCGTGGAAAACGGCTACGCCACCAAGATTGAAGGTGGTATTGAAGCCGAACTGCTGGACGAATACATGAAGACCTTCAACGATCCCGAAGGTTATGCGATTTCGCATATCGGCTGGGGTCTGCAACCGCGTTGTCATTGGTCCACGCTGGGTCTGTATTCGCGTGAGAACACCATTGGTATGGATGCTCGTGCCTTCGAGGGTAACTTCCTGTTCTCCCTGGGGCCGAACAACGAGGCGGGCGGCAATCGCACGACGGCCTGCCACATTGATATTCCTTTGCGACATTGCACGGTCAGCCTGGATGGCCGCGCCGTCGTGCGTGATGGCAAAGTATTGGACGGAGGCGTTGGTGAGTACGAATGA
- a CDS encoding N-carbamoylsarcosine amidohydrolase, with the protein MSTNEGAVYAQQGFGSTLEPKAPYGLLIIDLVNGFADPAVFGGGNIPEAIENTQTLLATAREQGWPVAHTRIVYADDGADNNIFSIKVPGMLGLTEDAHNSHIVPELAPAPGEFIVRKNVPSAFFGTPLAAWLTQRGVQTLLVAGAVTSGCVRSSVVDAMQLGFRPLVVSDCVGDRAIGPHEANLFDMRQKYATVATREEAMKLIGV; encoded by the coding sequence GTGAGTACGAATGAGGGAGCGGTTTACGCTCAACAAGGGTTTGGGTCGACGCTGGAGCCTAAAGCTCCGTATGGCTTGTTGATTATTGATCTGGTGAATGGTTTTGCTGACCCGGCGGTGTTTGGTGGTGGCAATATCCCTGAAGCCATCGAGAACACGCAGACCTTGCTGGCAACGGCACGTGAACAGGGCTGGCCGGTGGCGCACACTCGTATCGTGTATGCGGACGATGGCGCTGATAACAACATCTTCAGCATCAAAGTCCCCGGCATGTTGGGTCTGACTGAAGACGCACACAACAGCCACATCGTGCCGGAGTTGGCTCCTGCACCCGGTGAATTTATTGTTCGCAAGAATGTGCCGTCGGCCTTCTTTGGTACGCCTTTGGCTGCGTGGCTGACCCAACGTGGTGTGCAAACACTGCTGGTCGCCGGTGCGGTTACCAGCGGTTGCGTACGTTCCAGCGTGGTTGATGCGATGCAACTGGGCTTCCGCCCCTTGGTGGTATCGGACTGCGTGGGTGACCGTGCAATTGGCCCGCATGAGGCCAACTTGTTCGACATGCGTCAGAAGTACGCCACCGTAGCGACGCGGGAAGAAGCGATGAAGTTGATTGGAGTGTAA